In Microbacterium enclense, one genomic interval encodes:
- a CDS encoding cysteine hydrolase family protein yields MTRALVVIDMQRGFDDLAFWGPTANPACEANVAALIQRWTSEGEPIVVVRHDSLAAGSPLHPSAPGHALVDAVAAVDPDVLVTKNVNSAFYGDPDLHAWLGERGIRDLVICGIQTNMCVETTARMAGNLGYDVTVALDATRTFDLTGEIAGIGAVSRTAAELMADTALVLQQGGFARIARTADLL; encoded by the coding sequence ATGACACGTGCTCTTGTCGTCATCGACATGCAACGGGGTTTCGATGACCTCGCGTTCTGGGGTCCCACGGCCAATCCCGCGTGCGAGGCGAATGTCGCAGCGCTCATCCAGCGGTGGACGAGCGAGGGGGAGCCGATCGTCGTCGTGCGTCACGACTCGCTCGCCGCGGGCTCGCCGCTGCACCCGTCCGCGCCGGGGCATGCCCTCGTCGACGCGGTGGCGGCCGTCGACCCCGATGTCCTGGTGACGAAGAATGTGAACTCGGCGTTCTACGGCGACCCCGATCTGCACGCGTGGCTGGGGGAGCGTGGCATCCGGGATCTGGTCATCTGCGGCATCCAGACCAACATGTGCGTCGAGACGACGGCACGGATGGCCGGCAATCTCGGGTACGACGTCACCGTCGCTCTGGATGCCACGCGCACGTTCGATCTGACGGGAGAGATCGCGGGGATCGGGGCGGTGAGCCGCACCGCCGCGGAGCTCATGGCCGACACCGCGCTGGTGTTGCAGCAGGGGGGATTCGCGCGGATCGCGCGGACGGCCGACCTGCTCTGA
- a CDS encoding DNA polymerase Y family protein — translation MQAPTRSLVIWFPDWPITAFAHEASSPPRADAPVAVFANNTVVACSAVARAHGVRRGQRRRDAQALCPALVVIATDPVRDARVFAPVVARIEDHAPGVQIVRPGLCALRARGPARYYGGEAEAARTLVDLLTAEGFSGMRASVADGVFTAGHAARAASADEPVRVVAPGESASFLAPLSVAALDDDDLASLLARLGVHTLGAFAAMPMERVLERFGPRGIRLHALAGGRDSQPVEPRIPPPELHRDVAFEPPLDLADQVAFGMRVAAEEFIAHLGAQNLVCTELRVVLSGERGERSERVWLHPGSFDAAAVVDRVRWQLAEDGQGIFGSGVAGVHIEPEAVDDAAHHSKGLFGAGPDERVHHALSRVQAMLGHRGVVTPTIGGGRWLAERQVLVPWGDRAVTAKDRARPWPGSLPDPLPATVYPEPRLVEVTDIAGAPVTVGERDVLSAPPAVLVTGEQRRRIREWAGPWPISERGWDPLRRRRAHRFQVVDADGGAWLLVVEEGEWRAEGRYD, via the coding sequence ATGCAGGCACCCACGCGCAGCCTCGTGATCTGGTTCCCCGACTGGCCGATCACGGCGTTCGCCCACGAGGCGTCCTCGCCCCCGCGCGCCGACGCCCCGGTCGCGGTGTTCGCGAACAACACCGTCGTCGCCTGCTCGGCCGTCGCCCGTGCCCATGGGGTGCGCCGGGGGCAGCGCCGACGCGACGCGCAAGCCCTCTGCCCGGCCCTCGTGGTGATCGCCACCGACCCCGTCCGCGATGCGCGTGTGTTCGCCCCCGTCGTCGCGCGCATCGAGGACCACGCGCCGGGGGTGCAGATCGTCCGCCCCGGGCTGTGCGCGCTGCGTGCGCGGGGGCCCGCGCGGTACTACGGAGGCGAGGCCGAGGCCGCGCGTACACTCGTCGACCTCCTCACCGCCGAAGGGTTCTCCGGGATGAGGGCGAGCGTCGCCGACGGGGTCTTCACCGCCGGGCACGCCGCCCGGGCCGCCTCCGCCGACGAACCGGTACGGGTGGTGGCTCCGGGCGAGTCCGCGTCCTTCCTCGCGCCGCTGTCGGTGGCGGCCCTCGACGACGACGACCTGGCGAGCCTGCTCGCCCGCCTCGGTGTTCATACGCTCGGAGCTTTCGCCGCGATGCCGATGGAGCGTGTGCTCGAGCGCTTCGGTCCACGTGGCATCCGCCTGCACGCCTTGGCCGGCGGGCGCGATTCGCAACCCGTCGAGCCTCGCATCCCTCCGCCCGAACTGCATCGCGACGTCGCGTTCGAGCCTCCCCTCGACCTCGCCGACCAGGTCGCCTTCGGCATGCGTGTGGCGGCCGAGGAGTTCATCGCCCACCTCGGCGCCCAGAATCTCGTGTGCACCGAACTCCGGGTCGTGCTGTCGGGGGAGCGCGGCGAACGGAGCGAACGCGTGTGGTTGCACCCCGGTTCTTTCGACGCGGCCGCGGTCGTCGACCGCGTGCGATGGCAACTCGCGGAAGACGGTCAGGGCATCTTCGGCAGCGGGGTGGCCGGTGTGCACATCGAGCCCGAGGCGGTGGATGATGCCGCGCACCACAGCAAGGGGCTCTTCGGCGCCGGTCCCGATGAGCGGGTGCACCACGCTCTCTCGCGTGTGCAGGCCATGCTCGGCCACCGCGGCGTGGTCACGCCGACGATCGGCGGGGGGCGCTGGCTCGCCGAACGGCAGGTGCTCGTGCCGTGGGGGGATCGGGCGGTGACGGCGAAGGACCGCGCCCGTCCGTGGCCGGGGAGCCTGCCCGATCCTCTGCCGGCCACCGTCTACCCGGAGCCGCGGCTCGTAGAGGTCACCGACATCGCGGGTGCGCCCGTCACGGTCGGAGAACGCGACGTGTTGAGTGCTCCGCCCGCGGTACTCGTCACGGGAGAACAGCGTCGTCGTATCCGGGAGTGGGCGGGTCCCTGGCCCATCAGCGAGCGGGGGTGGGATCCTCTGCGGCGCCGCCGCGCCCACCGGTTCCAGGTGGTCGATGCCGACGGGGGTGCGTGGCTGCTGGTGGTCGAAGAAGGGGAGTGGCGGGCGGAGGGGCGTTATGACTGA